The following proteins are co-located in the Streptomyces asiaticus genome:
- a CDS encoding IS701 family transposase: MGGDLADVRLWSGELDAVHERFVHRFSRSEPRESALAYMRGLIAPLQRKNGWTLAEEAGHTGPDRIHRMLNRIEWDADEVLDDVRQYVVDNLGDPDAVLVVDDTGFLKKGTRSAGVQRQYSGTAGRTENCQVGVFLAYATDRGRTLIDRRLYLPASWTDDRERCRRAVIEDDVAFETKVATAKTMVRRAIADKIPFHWVTADAAYGFSKGWRSELERADVFHVMATTRHDTVVTRWAIDHPVHDLFPGLARQKWKRRSCGSGAHGLRIYDWARVEVRPWHRPDRRHWVVARRSVARPQEISYYIVYCPTETTLDDLIRIAGSRWAIEECFQSAKQECGLDDYQVRRYPGWHRHMTLAMAAHACLTVLRARELDTDKAETDPPSSSTSASPKYDG; encoded by the coding sequence ATGGGTGGGGACCTCGCTGATGTCAGGTTGTGGTCGGGTGAACTGGACGCTGTGCACGAGCGATTCGTGCATCGTTTCAGCAGGTCGGAGCCCCGGGAGTCGGCACTTGCTTATATGCGGGGCCTGATCGCTCCGCTGCAACGGAAGAACGGCTGGACGCTGGCGGAGGAAGCCGGCCATACGGGCCCGGACCGTATCCACCGGATGCTGAACCGGATCGAGTGGGACGCCGATGAAGTGCTCGACGACGTGCGTCAGTACGTGGTCGACAACCTCGGCGACCCCGATGCCGTCCTGGTCGTGGACGACACGGGCTTCTTGAAGAAGGGGACGCGGTCGGCCGGGGTGCAGCGGCAGTACTCCGGCACCGCCGGGCGCACGGAAAATTGCCAGGTCGGCGTCTTCCTCGCCTATGCCACCGACCGCGGGCGGACACTGATCGACCGGCGTCTGTATCTGCCCGCCTCCTGGACCGACGACCGCGAAAGGTGCCGCCGGGCCGTCATCGAGGACGACGTCGCCTTCGAAACCAAGGTGGCCACGGCCAAGACGATGGTCCGCCGCGCCATCGCGGACAAGATCCCGTTTCACTGGGTGACCGCGGATGCCGCTTACGGGTTCAGCAAAGGCTGGCGGTCGGAGCTGGAGCGGGCGGACGTCTTCCACGTCATGGCCACCACCCGCCACGACACCGTGGTCACCCGCTGGGCGATCGACCATCCCGTCCACGACCTGTTTCCCGGTCTTGCCCGGCAGAAATGGAAGCGCCGTTCCTGTGGCAGCGGGGCTCACGGCCTGCGGATCTACGACTGGGCCCGTGTCGAGGTGCGGCCCTGGCACCGGCCCGACCGCCGCCACTGGGTGGTCGCCCGCCGCAGCGTCGCCCGCCCGCAAGAGATCTCCTACTACATCGTCTACTGCCCCACCGAGACCACGCTCGATGATCTGATCCGCATTGCGGGCAGCCGGTGGGCCATCGAGGAATGCTTCCAGAGCGCGAAACAGGAATGCGGCCTGGACGACTACCAGGTTCGCCGTTATCCCGGCTGGCACCGCCACATGACCCTGGCCATGGCCGCCCACGCCTGCCTGACCGTCCTGCGAGCCCGAGAGCTGGACACGGACAAAGCAGAAACGGATCCTCCCAGCTCATCCACCTCAGCCTCGCCGAAATACGACGGCTGA
- a CDS encoding zinc-dependent alcohol dehydrogenase family protein, whose product MPDPGPGQVRVAVKAAALNYRDQIILNGHYGQGVEEETIPVADGSGVIDAVGAGVECWAVGDRVISVYFRDWVDGPPPTDRLGFGLGSPGENGVLAEYVVLDANRVTRMPQSLDFVHASTLVCAGLTAWTALTEEHPVTAGQMILTLGTGGVSLFALQLARAFGAEVIATTSQQTKEGQLRQLGTVDVLNYRTTPTWGENIYASTGGMDKVVNPVGGDAMTQSIMAVGAGGEIAVMGLFSAGDAPLPLPVLMSKGASIRGIAVGSSKALVQLVDFIDQHGITPVVQKTFALKDAKAAYTAQASRDVFGKIVIDMTA is encoded by the coding sequence GTGCCCGACCCGGGACCAGGGCAAGTGCGAGTTGCGGTGAAGGCGGCTGCGCTGAACTACCGTGACCAGATCATCCTGAACGGCCACTACGGGCAGGGCGTTGAGGAGGAAACCATTCCGGTCGCCGATGGCAGCGGAGTCATCGACGCTGTGGGAGCCGGCGTGGAGTGCTGGGCGGTCGGTGACCGCGTCATCAGTGTCTACTTCCGCGACTGGGTCGATGGCCCTCCGCCCACCGACCGTCTGGGATTCGGACTCGGCTCGCCCGGCGAGAACGGCGTCTTGGCCGAATACGTGGTCCTCGACGCCAACCGGGTCACCCGGATGCCGCAGAGCCTGGACTTCGTGCACGCCTCCACTCTGGTCTGCGCGGGCCTGACCGCATGGACGGCCCTCACCGAGGAACACCCCGTTACCGCGGGCCAGATGATCCTCACCTTGGGCACCGGGGGCGTCTCCCTATTCGCCCTCCAGCTGGCCCGAGCCTTCGGCGCGGAGGTCATTGCCACCACAAGCCAGCAGACCAAGGAAGGGCAGTTGCGGCAGCTCGGGACTGTAGACGTGCTCAACTACCGCACCACGCCTACCTGGGGCGAAAACATCTACGCCAGCACCGGCGGAATGGACAAGGTGGTCAACCCCGTCGGGGGAGATGCGATGACGCAATCCATCATGGCCGTCGGCGCAGGCGGAGAGATCGCCGTCATGGGCCTGTTCTCCGCTGGCGATGCGCCGCTGCCCTTGCCTGTGCTTATGAGCAAGGGCGCCTCCATCCGCGGTATAGCTGTCGGTAGCTCCAAAGCATTGGTCCAGCTCGTTGACTTTATCGACCAGCACGGCATCACACCGGTGGTCCAGAAAACCTTCGCCCTTAAGGACGCCAAAGCCGCCTACACGGCGCAGGCCAGCCGTGACGTATTCGGCAAGATCGTCATCGACATGACTGCCTAG
- a CDS encoding beta-glucosidase — MKVDDVDHLAGRIEKVIDVLDLEQKVRLLTGAAMFALHADSAIELVEVRLSDGPTGVRGPEFTGGRMSCLLPNATVLAQHWDAHTAEQVGELLAEEAAAHDTHVVLGPTINLHRTPLGGRLFETFSEDPLLTGALASGVVRGLQRHGVAATPKHFLANESETDRTTVDAVIDERTLREVYLLPFEMVVTDAGAWSVMAAYNRVNGTASTEHAELIDGILKGEWGFDGVVMSDWYATRSTAASATGGLDLVMPGPGGPWEHHLVAAVRAGEVEGSAIDEHLRRLLRLAARVGRFPGPFVASTRELPEPDSPVRRDQLRRLAAGGMAVLTNREATLPLSPDVGSVVVIGRHAIETIAQGGGSAKLRPPHVVSVADGMTAALGPERVSVIDGVEVRHRPVPVPDLLRDPETGRPGMRVTARDAYGTVVDSRHVEVTELVTGRGSWLDSADTIELAARIGMDAPARMQVGVTGLGEWTVRVGAERYTVSRDGAAAFSAGVLNPPSWTTNLDLEPGAILTATRPRLTEHSRSGLIARPASPPSAAAIGAAARAAAGADLAIVVVGLTDEQETEGLDKTTLALPGEQDAMVAAVAAAAKRTVVVVNAATPVLMPWLNRVDAVLWAGLPGQEAGDAVAAALLGETEPAGRLVTTFPARDGDGPVWSTTPAEGALAYTEGPAFGYRGWAAHQGPQPLFWFGHGLGYGAWRYEHADLAIQDGTVHRVRAQVTNIGTHASREVVQVYRRPADSAEPVRLIGWAGVEVLPGETATIEVPCDTRTQRSWDTGARVWRPLEGGEIVIARGLGDIRITLAVHEPR, encoded by the coding sequence ATGAAAGTTGACGATGTCGACCACTTGGCGGGCCGGATCGAGAAGGTGATCGACGTGCTCGACCTCGAGCAGAAGGTGCGCCTGCTGACCGGGGCGGCGATGTTCGCCCTGCACGCCGACTCCGCGATCGAGTTGGTTGAGGTGCGGCTGTCGGACGGCCCCACCGGCGTGCGGGGCCCGGAGTTCACCGGCGGCCGCATGTCCTGCCTGCTGCCCAACGCAACCGTGCTGGCCCAGCACTGGGACGCGCACACGGCCGAGCAGGTCGGGGAACTGCTGGCGGAAGAGGCCGCCGCCCATGACACCCATGTGGTGCTCGGCCCGACGATCAATCTGCATCGCACTCCCCTGGGCGGGCGGCTCTTCGAGACCTTCAGTGAGGACCCGCTGCTGACCGGGGCGCTGGCAAGCGGCGTCGTCCGCGGACTCCAGCGGCACGGTGTCGCCGCCACTCCGAAGCACTTCCTGGCCAACGAGTCCGAAACCGACCGCACCACGGTCGACGCGGTCATCGACGAGCGGACGCTGCGCGAGGTCTATCTGCTGCCGTTCGAGATGGTGGTGACCGACGCCGGCGCATGGTCGGTCATGGCCGCCTACAACCGGGTCAACGGGACGGCCTCCACCGAGCACGCCGAACTGATCGACGGCATCCTCAAGGGCGAGTGGGGCTTCGACGGCGTGGTGATGTCCGACTGGTACGCCACCCGGTCCACCGCGGCCAGCGCCACCGGGGGCCTGGACCTGGTGATGCCCGGCCCCGGTGGCCCCTGGGAACACCACCTGGTGGCCGCCGTGCGCGCCGGCGAGGTCGAGGGGAGCGCCATCGACGAGCACCTCAGGCGACTGCTGCGCCTCGCGGCCAGGGTCGGCCGGTTCCCCGGCCCGTTCGTTGCCTCGACTCGCGAACTGCCCGAGCCCGACAGTCCCGTTCGCCGGGACCAGTTGCGGCGGCTCGCCGCGGGCGGGATGGCCGTGCTGACCAACCGCGAGGCCACACTGCCGCTCTCACCCGACGTCGGGAGCGTGGTCGTGATCGGGCGCCATGCCATCGAGACCATTGCCCAGGGTGGCGGCTCGGCAAAGCTGCGTCCGCCCCACGTGGTGTCCGTCGCCGACGGAATGACCGCCGCGCTCGGCCCGGAGCGGGTGTCCGTGATCGACGGAGTGGAGGTCCGGCACCGCCCGGTGCCCGTACCTGACCTGCTGCGCGATCCGGAGACCGGACGGCCCGGCATGCGAGTGACCGCCCGCGACGCCTACGGCACGGTGGTGGACTCCCGGCACGTCGAAGTGACCGAACTCGTCACCGGTCGCGGCAGTTGGCTCGACAGCGCCGACACCATCGAACTGGCGGCCCGTATCGGCATGGACGCGCCGGCCCGCATGCAGGTCGGTGTGACCGGCCTGGGCGAATGGACCGTGCGAGTCGGCGCCGAGCGGTACACCGTCTCCCGGGACGGCGCCGCCGCGTTCTCGGCGGGTGTGCTCAACCCACCGTCCTGGACAACGAACCTCGACCTCGAACCCGGTGCGATCCTCACGGCCACCCGCCCCCGGCTGACGGAGCACAGCCGATCCGGCCTGATCGCCCGTCCTGCCTCGCCGCCGTCGGCCGCGGCGATCGGCGCGGCGGCCCGCGCCGCCGCCGGCGCCGATCTGGCCATCGTGGTCGTCGGCCTGACCGACGAACAGGAAACCGAGGGGCTCGACAAGACGACACTCGCGCTGCCGGGAGAGCAGGACGCCATGGTCGCTGCGGTCGCCGCGGCGGCGAAGCGCACCGTGGTCGTGGTCAACGCGGCGACGCCGGTACTCATGCCCTGGCTCAACCGGGTCGACGCAGTGCTGTGGGCCGGACTGCCCGGCCAGGAAGCCGGTGACGCGGTCGCCGCAGCACTGCTCGGCGAGACCGAGCCGGCCGGCCGACTGGTCACCACCTTCCCCGCCCGGGACGGCGACGGCCCGGTCTGGAGCACCACCCCGGCCGAGGGCGCGCTCGCCTATACGGAGGGCCCCGCATTCGGATACCGCGGATGGGCCGCGCATCAGGGCCCCCAGCCCCTGTTCTGGTTCGGTCACGGGCTGGGCTACGGCGCCTGGCGCTACGAACACGCCGACCTCGCCATCCAGGACGGCACCGTGCACAGAGTGCGGGCGCAGGTCACCAACATCGGCACCCATGCCTCCCGGGAAGTCGTCCAGGTGTACCGGCGACCTGCCGACTCGGCCGAACCGGTCCGGCTCATCGGCTGGGCGGGAGTTGAGGTCCTCCCGGGTGAGACGGCCACCATCGAGGTCCCCTGCGACACCCGCACCCAGCGGAGTTGGGACACCGGCGCGCGAGTCTGGCGGCCCTTGGAAGGCGGCGAAATAGTGATCGCCCGGGGCCTGGGGGACATCCGCATTACCCTGGCCGTGCACGAACCCCGCTGA
- a CDS encoding TetR family transcriptional regulator: MRAPGRPKDSAQTKRRILDAAITEFSAHGLAGARVERITEAAMCNKAMLYRYFSSKEKLFDAVFDEIVVRTVDAVPMDVTDLPGYAARIFEQHLRTPNILRIATWDHLERGGAGMRLATVAEVNRAKVQKIEAAQAAGMVTSRYPAEVILHITLALSRPLVGTDVTIPAATPSHHIADAVRAALTE, translated from the coding sequence ATGCGGGCTCCTGGCAGGCCGAAAGATTCGGCGCAGACGAAACGGCGCATCCTTGATGCCGCAATCACGGAATTTTCGGCGCACGGGCTCGCCGGCGCTCGGGTGGAGCGCATCACCGAGGCGGCGATGTGCAACAAGGCGATGCTCTATCGCTATTTTTCCAGCAAGGAGAAGCTCTTCGACGCCGTATTCGACGAAATCGTTGTCCGCACCGTCGACGCCGTCCCCATGGACGTTACCGACCTTCCTGGATATGCCGCGCGCATCTTCGAGCAGCACCTGCGCACACCCAACATCCTGCGCATCGCCACCTGGGACCATCTCGAACGTGGTGGAGCTGGCATGCGGCTGGCCACCGTCGCCGAGGTCAACCGGGCCAAGGTGCAGAAGATTGAAGCAGCTCAAGCGGCGGGGATGGTCACCTCCCGCTACCCGGCCGAAGTCATCCTGCACATCACGCTTGCCCTGTCACGGCCGCTCGTCGGAACTGACGTCACCATCCCCGCCGCTACCCCCTCGCATCACATCGCTGACGCCGTACGCGCTGCCCTCACCGAGTGA
- a CDS encoding TetR/AcrR family transcriptional regulator — translation MSFPPRYRTPRARSRVEAAGAESRAKAVRAAVELFSTAGYRGASIALVAEKAGLSQSGLLHHFPSKAALLAAVLEHREAEDGRFLSGTDDRPPLGWAAFDALTGLVARNSNRPELVGLFVRLSAEATEPGHPAHAWLRDHYTSTQSWLTDAIRDGQHRGEIHPDAPITALVHLTVAVLDGLQQQWLLDPDDIDMVDEFTTFVSGLHSQWDTTPTTSSTA, via the coding sequence ATGTCCTTCCCACCCCGCTACCGCACCCCCCGTGCGAGATCCAGGGTGGAGGCGGCGGGCGCCGAATCCCGTGCCAAGGCGGTCCGGGCCGCCGTTGAGCTCTTCTCCACCGCCGGCTACCGCGGAGCCAGCATCGCCCTGGTCGCCGAGAAAGCCGGGCTGTCCCAGTCCGGGCTGTTGCATCACTTCCCAAGTAAGGCCGCGCTTCTCGCGGCGGTACTGGAACATCGTGAAGCCGAGGACGGCCGGTTTCTGTCCGGTACCGACGACCGCCCGCCGCTCGGCTGGGCCGCCTTCGATGCCCTCACCGGTCTCGTGGCGCGCAACTCCAACCGGCCCGAACTCGTCGGGCTGTTCGTACGGCTCTCCGCTGAGGCCACCGAACCCGGCCATCCCGCCCATGCCTGGCTACGCGATCACTACACCAGCACCCAGAGCTGGCTGACCGACGCCATCCGGGACGGCCAGCACCGCGGCGAGATCCACCCTGACGCACCCATCACCGCCCTCGTCCACCTGACCGTCGCCGTCCTCGACGGACTCCAACAGCAATGGCTGCTCGACCCCGACGACATCGACATGGTCGACGAATTCACCACCTTCGTCTCCGGCCTGCACTCGCAGTGGGACACCACCCCTACAACGAGCAGCACCGCATAG
- a CDS encoding IS5 family transposase (programmed frameshift), protein MVERLVPDGLWELFQRVVPEVSTRPQGGGRRRYGDREVLAAIIFVATTGCTWAQVPLVFGPSGATVHRRFMEWSQARVWAKLHRLVLDELGSRGELDWSRCAIDSVNMRALKGDLTGPNPVDRGKKGSKIHLITERTGLPISIGISGANLHDSQALEPLVRGIPPIRSRRGPRRRRPAKLHGDKGYDYDHLRRWLRQRGIRHRIARKGIESSKRLGRHRWTIERTMSWLAGCRRLHRRYERKAIHFLAFTSIACTLICYRRLTK, encoded by the exons ATGGTCGAACGTCTGGTGCCGGACGGGTTGTGGGAGTTGTTCCAGCGGGTGGTTCCGGAGGTGTCGACCCGTCCGCAGGGCGGTGGTCGACGCCGGTACGGAGATCGTGAGGTGCTGGCCGCGATCATCTTCGTGGCGACCACTGGCTGCACGTGGGCGCAGGTCCCGCTCGTGTTCGGCCCGTCCGGTGCCACCGTTCACCGCCGGTTCATGGAGTGGTCCCAGGCGCGGGTGTGGGCGAAGCTGCACCGCCTGGTCCTGGATGAGCTCGGGTCGCGCGGTGAGCTGGACTGGTCGCGGTGCGCGATCGACTCGGTGAACATGAGGGCTCTCAAA GGGGACCTGACGGGTCCGAATCCCGTAGATCGGGGTAAGAAGGGTTCGAAGATCCACTTGATCACCGAGCGGACCGGATTGCCCATCTCCATCGGGATCTCGGGCGCCAACCTTCACGACAGCCAGGCGCTCGAACCGCTCGTGCGCGGCATCCCGCCCATCCGTTCCCGCCGCGGACCTCGCCGCCGAAGGCCAGCCAAGCTCCACGGCGACAAAGGTTACGACTACGACCACCTGCGCCGATGGCTACGGCAGCGCGGCATCCGGCACCGCATCGCCCGCAAAGGCATCGAGTCCTCCAAGCGGCTGGGACGCCACCGCTGGACGATCGAACGCACGATGTCCTGGCTCGCCGGATGCCGACGACTTCACCGTCGTTACGAACGGAAAGCCATCCACTTCCTGGCATTCACCAGCATCGCCTGTACCCTCATCTGCTACCGCAGACTCACCAAATGA